One Pseudobacteriovorax antillogorgiicola genomic region harbors:
- a CDS encoding FecCD family ABC transporter permease translates to MAIMIVYMKQYSAFFLIAMLFLMSGIYLLDDWPRIEAWVTISQLLEQVDVQLILHLRLPRLIMAICNGLLLSLAGALTQAIFKNPLAAPSLVGVSTGASLFAAFFIFASSQLALGFLDGVSIPMAAFVGASLTCLMVFRLSWIAGKSNLAILILAGVAVNAVCGALLGFLIFSADDESLRSINFWSLGSIGSQEWSAVLITAITTVIVVIFSFRFADALNAISLGESVARHLGFSVEKIKVQTIALIALSVGVSVSFCGLIGFVGLVVPHIARMIWGAENRQVLKGCVILGPSLILLADYVAKTVVFPAELPIGIVTSGVGGPFFMYLLLRYKKRGHL, encoded by the coding sequence ATGGCGATCATGATCGTCTATATGAAACAGTACTCTGCTTTTTTTCTAATAGCTATGCTGTTTCTTATGAGTGGGATCTACCTTCTGGATGACTGGCCTCGGATCGAGGCCTGGGTTACGATTTCCCAGCTCCTAGAGCAAGTCGATGTTCAGTTGATTTTGCATCTGCGACTGCCGAGACTGATCATGGCCATCTGCAATGGATTACTTTTGTCCCTGGCAGGGGCTTTGACTCAGGCTATCTTCAAAAACCCTTTGGCTGCTCCCAGCCTTGTTGGAGTCTCAACAGGAGCCTCGCTATTTGCGGCCTTCTTTATCTTCGCAAGTAGCCAACTCGCTCTAGGTTTCTTGGACGGTGTATCGATTCCCATGGCGGCCTTTGTAGGGGCAAGCCTAACATGTTTGATGGTCTTTCGACTCAGCTGGATTGCTGGTAAGAGCAATCTCGCTATATTGATACTCGCCGGTGTCGCTGTGAATGCCGTTTGCGGGGCGCTACTAGGCTTTTTGATATTCTCGGCCGATGATGAGAGCCTGCGATCAATCAATTTCTGGTCTCTTGGAAGTATAGGGTCGCAGGAGTGGTCGGCAGTCCTCATCACAGCGATAACAACGGTGATAGTTGTTATCTTTAGCTTTCGCTTCGCAGATGCCTTGAACGCGATATCCCTCGGGGAAAGTGTCGCCCGACACCTGGGATTTTCAGTGGAAAAGATCAAGGTTCAAACGATTGCCCTGATTGCCTTGAGCGTTGGCGTTTCGGTGTCATTCTGTGGCTTGATAGGGTTTGTGGGGCTTGTTGTGCCCCATATAGCACGGATGATATGGGGAGCAGAGAATCGGCAAGTGTTGAAGGGGTGTGTGATTTTAGGCCCGAGTCTTATCCTACTTGCTGATTACGTAGCAAAAACGGTGGTATTTCCAGCGGAGTTACCGATTGGAATCGTTACGAGTGGTGTCGGTGGACCTTTCTTTATGTATCTCCTCCTTCGCTATAAGAAACGGGGGCACTTATGA
- a CDS encoding PP2C family protein-serine/threonine phosphatase has product MKVKPLNLVFLLLGALATGSSISYAQDRVLVDSTLDLNELTMGKAYVRPTGKIQFIPEHFVNAANYADSISKAVEVPIGESWTTEAGLSGVSYGTYILKLNIPKSLSLIAWQENIGLNAAFEVEVLETGAIVAYSGKIGTSRETELHWWLSRTYPIYTHENSELTLLIRVSSFNFNARGILIPPKIGHYEILIRETFLNLLGRVSGLAVLLLLGLYHLLFYLSRRQGDLTSLYFSLGCFVMVFRQLSADRIIESLFPGGAAAYDQINFRILYSTMILVPLLIFQYYKHLIEGFLINDRLAKVAMILSLIPLIYPFVAPDYPSVRQFVTWFEIYDLLAAVALVGLLIYHSRHNVKHRVEARINLGFCMVFVIALINDVGYAHYLWETANTMYFALIAMFLGQAILLADKHHRAVGVQIHMQEAKIVQSAFLPNEKKFGPIETESFYQVADQQAGGDYFDFVFDSDNQRFFAFAGDVTGHGVASALVTGAASGAIKSFFTRSDVIDKAPIPLVLQSLSKGLNEAVLAVGARADRLMTMAMIGIDCKANRAYYCNAGHQPAYHFSPKNRKLHSLCAPSQPFGLDRNISLAVEEFALSSDDRIFMYTDGLIENGGPKGERLKKRQLLSVLKSSSSIEEAKAALLELTAKTWKNFPPADDTTFLFMEYSQSPEVE; this is encoded by the coding sequence GTGAAAGTCAAACCTTTAAATTTAGTCTTTCTGCTCCTGGGAGCTCTAGCAACGGGTAGCAGCATTAGCTATGCACAAGATCGAGTTTTAGTAGACTCGACTCTCGACCTCAATGAACTAACCATGGGTAAGGCTTATGTGCGACCGACTGGCAAGATTCAATTCATTCCGGAGCACTTCGTAAACGCGGCAAATTATGCCGATAGTATTTCTAAGGCAGTCGAGGTTCCAATCGGGGAGAGCTGGACGACGGAAGCTGGTCTTAGTGGGGTGTCCTATGGCACCTATATTTTAAAATTAAATATTCCAAAGTCTCTAAGCCTCATCGCTTGGCAAGAGAATATTGGGCTGAATGCAGCATTTGAGGTAGAGGTCTTAGAAACAGGGGCAATTGTTGCCTACTCTGGTAAAATAGGCACTAGCCGTGAGACGGAGCTTCACTGGTGGCTCAGCCGGACCTACCCTATCTATACCCACGAAAATTCTGAACTAACCCTGCTCATTCGCGTGAGTAGCTTCAACTTCAATGCGAGAGGCATCTTGATCCCGCCAAAGATCGGCCATTATGAGATTCTCATTCGAGAGACATTTCTCAACCTGCTCGGTAGGGTATCTGGTTTGGCGGTACTGCTATTGCTTGGGCTCTATCATTTACTCTTTTACTTGAGCCGTCGACAAGGGGATCTTACGAGTCTTTACTTTTCCTTAGGCTGCTTCGTCATGGTATTCCGACAATTAAGTGCCGATCGTATTATAGAATCACTGTTTCCTGGTGGGGCCGCTGCCTACGATCAGATCAATTTTCGAATCCTCTACTCAACTATGATTCTAGTTCCACTTTTGATCTTTCAATACTACAAACATCTTATAGAGGGCTTTCTGATCAACGATCGACTGGCGAAGGTTGCAATGATCTTATCTTTGATACCACTTATTTATCCTTTTGTTGCACCAGACTATCCATCCGTCAGACAGTTTGTCACATGGTTTGAAATTTATGATCTATTAGCGGCAGTTGCGCTGGTCGGCCTTCTCATTTACCATAGCCGACATAATGTTAAACATCGCGTTGAAGCTAGGATTAACCTTGGCTTTTGTATGGTGTTTGTCATCGCACTGATAAATGATGTTGGCTACGCCCATTATCTATGGGAAACCGCCAATACCATGTATTTTGCACTTATCGCGATGTTCCTAGGGCAAGCTATCTTACTAGCGGATAAGCATCATCGTGCGGTTGGGGTGCAGATTCACATGCAAGAAGCAAAGATTGTGCAGAGTGCCTTCCTGCCAAATGAAAAAAAATTTGGACCGATCGAAACCGAATCCTTCTATCAAGTGGCTGATCAGCAGGCCGGAGGTGATTACTTCGATTTTGTTTTCGATTCAGATAACCAAAGATTTTTTGCCTTTGCGGGGGACGTTACTGGGCATGGAGTTGCTTCGGCGTTGGTAACAGGAGCGGCTTCCGGAGCTATCAAAAGCTTTTTCACAAGAAGTGATGTGATTGATAAAGCCCCTATACCTTTAGTTCTTCAAAGCCTCAGCAAGGGCCTGAATGAGGCAGTTCTAGCTGTAGGCGCAAGGGCTGATAGGCTGATGACTATGGCGATGATCGGTATTGATTGCAAGGCGAATCGTGCCTATTACTGCAACGCTGGTCACCAGCCAGCCTATCATTTTTCGCCAAAGAATCGAAAGCTGCATAGCTTATGTGCTCCATCCCAACCATTTGGTTTGGATCGAAACATTTCGCTAGCAGTAGAAGAGTTTGCCTTGAGTAGTGATGACAGAATCTTTATGTATACCGACGGTCTGATCGAAAATGGAGGGCCGAAAGGAGAAAGGCTGAAGAAGCGACAACTGCTTTCGGTTCTTAAGTCGAGTTCTTCCATTGAGGAGGCGAAGGCTGCTCTCTTAGAATTGACTGCCAAAACTTGGAAGAACTTCCCGCCCGCTGATGATACCACATTTCTTTTTATGGAATATTCACAAAGTCCAGAGGTCGAATGA
- a CDS encoding ChaN family lipoprotein produces MSRWIVTLMCLGLFSSTGMARIIDLNHGKEVSLGDLASEGPIFVVGEQHYTDEIQKATAKLIAGIVRSQKNQNSFDFGWEFLNIDQKEQVNMALKRYWNKETSTKEALGELLGPYEGNQSYGVVLEAIRRLNGSVIPLNLSRSIKSQVSQGGMEALDPEWLPQDFALGSLSYYERFLDAMGGHGGAQVDNYFAAQSLVDNTMAKELLAERQFPLSFLLCGSFHSDYRHGVVEELERRSPFNPTVITFVSDHGQTTAEIISELQDERYGLRADFAVAVKSNNQLNPELLTQEVSHD; encoded by the coding sequence ATGAGTCGTTGGATAGTAACACTTATGTGTCTTGGTTTGTTTTCAAGCACAGGCATGGCACGCATCATCGATCTTAATCATGGCAAAGAGGTGAGCCTTGGTGATCTAGCTTCTGAGGGACCAATCTTTGTGGTGGGAGAGCAGCACTACACCGATGAAATCCAGAAGGCTACAGCAAAATTAATTGCCGGTATCGTTCGCAGCCAAAAAAACCAGAACTCCTTTGATTTTGGCTGGGAGTTTTTGAATATCGACCAAAAAGAGCAGGTGAACATGGCTCTCAAACGCTATTGGAACAAGGAAACCTCTACAAAAGAGGCTTTGGGGGAGCTGCTCGGGCCCTACGAGGGAAATCAGAGCTACGGGGTCGTTTTAGAGGCCATACGGCGCCTCAATGGTTCTGTGATTCCATTGAATCTATCGCGATCTATCAAGAGTCAGGTTTCTCAAGGAGGCATGGAAGCGCTCGACCCAGAGTGGCTTCCCCAGGATTTCGCCTTGGGATCACTGTCATACTACGAAAGATTCTTAGATGCTATGGGTGGTCATGGCGGAGCCCAAGTTGATAACTACTTTGCGGCTCAGTCTTTGGTGGATAATACGATGGCAAAAGAACTTCTTGCTGAGCGTCAATTTCCTCTATCATTCCTTCTTTGTGGTAGCTTTCACAGTGACTATCGCCACGGAGTCGTCGAAGAACTAGAGCGTCGCTCGCCGTTTAATCCAACAGTGATTACTTTTGTTTCGGACCATGGCCAAACTACCGCTGAAATCATCTCTGAGCTTCAGGATGAGCGCTATGGGCTGAGGGCAGATTTCGCTGTCGCAGTAAAGTCAAATAATCAGCTAAACCCTGAATTACTTACGCAGGAGGTCTCCCATGATTGA
- the modB gene encoding molybdate ABC transporter permease subunit has translation MIEALATWQPLLLTFYLSAVTTSILLLICIPGGWLFLKLPDRFRTPMEAVIALPIVLPPSVLGFYLLMILSPEGPLGRLSSAFGGPALAFTFEGLVIGSVFYSLPFVMQPIVSSYSQVPQQALQLSSSLGAKPWDRFTSVVLPMSRRGILTGAILGFAHTLGEFGVVLMIGGNIPGETRVVSIAIYDHVEALEYQSAHLLSAVLLGLSLGILMLISFLNRGRSIGVRNV, from the coding sequence ATGATCGAAGCGCTCGCAACTTGGCAACCATTGCTACTGACTTTCTACCTTTCAGCAGTGACCACATCAATTCTTCTGCTTATCTGCATCCCTGGTGGCTGGCTGTTTCTTAAGCTTCCAGATAGATTTAGAACTCCCATGGAAGCTGTTATTGCCTTACCTATTGTATTGCCCCCATCTGTACTAGGTTTTTACCTACTTATGATCTTATCGCCAGAAGGACCGTTGGGCCGCCTATCCTCGGCATTTGGAGGACCAGCCCTCGCTTTCACCTTTGAAGGCCTTGTCATTGGCTCTGTGTTCTACTCCCTGCCTTTTGTTATGCAGCCTATCGTATCAAGCTACAGCCAGGTACCACAGCAAGCTCTCCAATTATCGTCCTCATTGGGTGCCAAACCTTGGGATCGCTTCACTTCGGTAGTCTTACCTATGAGTCGCAGAGGTATTTTAACCGGCGCTATCTTGGGATTCGCCCACACTCTTGGTGAATTTGGAGTGGTATTGATGATTGGAGGCAACATTCCTGGAGAAACTCGGGTTGTCTCAATTGCAATCTATGATCATGTGGAAGCCCTAGAATACCAATCAGCACACCTTCTATCTGCCGTTCTTTTGGGGCTTTCTCTGGGAATTCTGATGCTAATCTCCTTCCTAAATCGTGGTCGATCTATAGGGGTGCGCAATGTCTAG
- a CDS encoding HmuY family protein, giving the protein MKLYYALPLCLLLACGSEQGSERSGNESNDTALARENTKPSSSRESTERIAAEPVTVTVDASSYENPIFLKFEEGLIVAEQDSAWDLSVKRTQFQTNSGTSGDGAIGVFHSGKKDFEAVNECVFDALAYDEELPVPGPPGSGTFSGNPILNDWYDYDFATHSVTSKGDVYLVTDENVCFKLQILGYSRGVFEIRTASLPLP; this is encoded by the coding sequence ATGAAGTTATACTATGCCTTACCACTTTGTTTACTCCTAGCTTGTGGATCAGAGCAAGGTAGTGAACGATCGGGCAATGAGTCGAACGATACGGCACTAGCACGAGAGAATACCAAGCCAAGCTCAAGCAGGGAATCTACAGAACGAATCGCTGCAGAGCCAGTTACAGTTACAGTGGATGCCTCGTCATATGAGAACCCAATCTTCCTTAAGTTCGAAGAAGGGTTGATTGTTGCAGAGCAAGACTCGGCTTGGGATCTCAGTGTCAAGCGCACTCAGTTTCAGACTAATTCCGGAACTAGTGGCGATGGTGCAATCGGAGTGTTTCATAGCGGTAAAAAAGATTTCGAGGCTGTTAACGAATGTGTATTTGATGCCCTGGCTTATGACGAAGAACTTCCAGTTCCAGGCCCCCCTGGATCAGGGACTTTTTCCGGAAATCCAATACTAAACGATTGGTATGATTATGATTTTGCGACTCACAGTGTCACATCCAAAGGCGATGTGTATCTGGTGACTGACGAGAATGTATGTTTTAAGCTTCAAATACTCGGCTATAGCCGAGGTGTCTTTGAGATTCGTACGGCAAGCCTCCCTTTGCCGTAG
- a CDS encoding winged helix-turn-helix domain-containing protein — MIEFERAILECDGLKLDLENYEAFHEERSLHLTLSEFRVLSALLWKVGVVRSRQQLLRTIAPNHKIIPRNIDVHIQALRKKLGPMGQAIHTVRGLGYKWNSHSQEASPTLIEGFTKKHLVENSGYAV; from the coding sequence ATGATTGAGTTTGAACGAGCGATCCTAGAGTGCGATGGCCTAAAATTAGATTTGGAGAATTACGAAGCGTTCCATGAAGAGCGTTCATTGCATCTAACACTCAGCGAATTTCGGGTCTTATCAGCGCTACTCTGGAAGGTTGGAGTGGTGCGATCCAGACAACAGCTTCTGCGGACCATCGCTCCGAATCATAAGATCATTCCTCGTAATATCGATGTCCATATCCAGGCTTTGAGAAAAAAACTAGGGCCTATGGGGCAGGCTATACACACTGTTAGAGGTCTTGGCTATAAATGGAATTCTCATTCTCAAGAGGCAAGTCCCACTTTAATTGAAGGTTTTACAAAAAAACACCTTGTAGAAAACTCTGGGTATGCGGTATGA
- the modA gene encoding molybdate ABC transporter substrate-binding protein translates to MSFLLSKWTIPLFAWSFVLGTGALKASQPLRVAVASNFAKPLERLIEEFEKRSGISVAASSSSSGKLYFQIMQGAPFDIYLAANHEYPSQLYQQGKVLQPFAYARGRLVMWSQDRSLPLSLGWLQKNYREYRFSIANPKTAPYGQAAKAFLKTMNLHDVQVLQGESVGQAFHFARSSKKVLGLVALSQVRGLSKKDQSRFWELPQDKYPAIIQSGAIVKGRPQQQEAQQFVNFILSSKAQETIASLGYQRGG, encoded by the coding sequence ATGTCTTTTTTACTCAGCAAATGGACCATCCCCCTCTTCGCTTGGAGTTTCGTTCTCGGAACAGGGGCCTTGAAAGCTTCGCAGCCCTTGCGAGTGGCTGTCGCGTCAAACTTTGCAAAGCCATTGGAACGGCTGATTGAAGAGTTTGAGAAGCGAAGTGGGATTAGTGTCGCTGCCAGTTCGTCATCATCAGGAAAACTGTATTTTCAAATCATGCAGGGAGCGCCTTTCGATATATACTTGGCTGCCAATCACGAGTACCCATCACAGCTGTACCAGCAAGGGAAGGTTTTACAGCCCTTTGCGTATGCTAGAGGTCGCTTAGTGATGTGGTCTCAAGACCGCTCATTGCCGCTCTCCCTAGGCTGGCTTCAAAAAAATTATCGTGAATATCGATTTTCTATCGCAAACCCTAAAACGGCACCTTATGGCCAAGCTGCGAAAGCCTTCTTAAAGACCATGAACCTTCATGATGTTCAGGTGCTACAGGGGGAAAGTGTCGGCCAAGCCTTCCATTTTGCAAGATCGAGTAAGAAAGTCCTCGGTTTGGTAGCACTCAGCCAAGTTCGAGGGCTTTCCAAAAAAGATCAAAGCCGATTCTGGGAACTACCTCAGGATAAGTACCCAGCTATTATACAATCTGGCGCTATTGTCAAAGGCCGGCCGCAACAGCAAGAAGCGCAGCAGTTTGTCAATTTCATTCTATCGTCGAAGGCACAAGAGACCATAGCATCCCTTGGCTACCAAAGAGGTGGATGA
- a CDS encoding hemin-degrading factor — MTHVAEEIKNRWQEFSSQNPKVRIFDAAKQLEVSEEQLLLIDENQSVIPLVADMPRILKSIRSLGKVMALTRNPSCVIETKGVYDKLEFHGPMGLALNPGIDLRLFLRNWRHAYAVESRKQDRTLRSIQFFNRFGEAVHKIYALDQEQQQAFEQISQDLRDDRDFGFVLVESKPEAQSSKPYDKKLFLEEWAQLKDTHEFFQLLKRHGLLRVDAMKAAEGTYTERLPLSALEVLFQRVVEQQQDFMAFVGNDDMIQIFTGKAQTYRKMGSWLNFLDREFNLHFNAQDVGSVYKVTKPSVDGDITSLEIYSHEGQLICQFFGERKPGQPELESWRNLLATVAAQ; from the coding sequence ATGACACATGTAGCTGAAGAGATAAAAAATCGATGGCAGGAATTTAGTAGCCAGAATCCCAAAGTACGGATTTTCGATGCGGCCAAGCAGCTAGAGGTTAGTGAGGAGCAATTACTTCTCATTGACGAGAATCAGAGCGTGATACCACTCGTGGCAGACATGCCTCGGATCTTGAAGTCTATCAGAAGCTTAGGAAAAGTTATGGCTCTTACCAGGAACCCTAGTTGCGTGATTGAAACCAAGGGGGTCTATGATAAATTAGAGTTTCATGGACCCATGGGGCTTGCCCTGAACCCAGGAATCGACTTACGATTGTTTCTCCGCAATTGGCGCCATGCGTACGCTGTGGAGAGTCGCAAGCAAGATCGTACTCTAAGGTCGATTCAATTCTTCAATCGCTTTGGGGAAGCGGTCCATAAAATTTACGCTTTAGATCAAGAGCAGCAGCAAGCCTTTGAACAGATTAGTCAAGATCTTCGGGATGATCGTGACTTTGGATTCGTTTTGGTTGAATCAAAACCGGAGGCACAGTCTTCGAAGCCTTACGATAAAAAACTGTTTCTAGAAGAATGGGCTCAGCTGAAAGACACACACGAATTCTTCCAGCTTTTGAAACGGCATGGTTTGCTTCGGGTTGATGCGATGAAAGCAGCCGAAGGAACTTATACGGAAAGACTGCCATTGAGTGCCTTAGAGGTCCTCTTCCAAAGAGTCGTTGAGCAACAGCAAGACTTTATGGCTTTCGTGGGCAACGATGATATGATTCAAATATTCACCGGGAAAGCTCAGACCTATCGAAAGATGGGCTCTTGGTTGAATTTTCTCGATCGCGAGTTCAACCTTCATTTTAATGCCCAAGATGTAGGTTCAGTATACAAAGTGACTAAACCCAGTGTCGATGGCGACATCACCAGCCTAGAGATCTATAGTCATGAGGGCCAGCTTATCTGTCAGTTTTTTGGTGAACGCAAGCCGGGACAGCCTGAACTAGAGTCTTGGCGGAACCTACTGGCGACAGTAGCTGCCCAATAA
- a CDS encoding ATP-binding cassette domain-containing protein, which translates to MIQVQHLSFGIGHTKILRNINLEIRAGEFVAILGPNGSGKTTLMKHLTGDLKAEQGQVFLKQRAIQDYSPQDLALTRSVLEQSLIASFPFIGRQILKMGMMKPDQAAWNHGVRVFELTHLLDKKITEMSGGEVQRINGARVYLQALTKDQGFHSIFLDEPTSALDIGFQIKVMRNFKRLCETGNYAVCAVLHDLNLAKLLADRIVLMKDGRLDFVGYPEEALSPERLCSVFDLNLDDLSSHSHIHPFTKSQ; encoded by the coding sequence ATGATTCAAGTTCAACACCTTAGCTTTGGCATTGGACATACAAAGATTCTTCGCAATATCAACCTTGAGATAAGGGCTGGCGAATTTGTGGCGATACTGGGTCCTAACGGCTCAGGAAAGACCACTTTGATGAAGCATTTAACTGGTGATCTCAAGGCCGAGCAGGGCCAAGTCTTTCTCAAACAGAGGGCTATTCAAGACTACAGTCCCCAGGACTTGGCTTTAACCCGTTCGGTGCTTGAGCAGTCACTGATAGCGAGTTTTCCATTCATCGGCCGACAGATCTTAAAGATGGGGATGATGAAGCCAGATCAAGCAGCGTGGAACCACGGGGTTCGTGTGTTCGAATTGACTCATCTCTTAGACAAGAAGATCACTGAAATGTCTGGAGGGGAAGTCCAGCGTATCAACGGCGCTCGGGTTTACCTGCAAGCCCTAACGAAAGATCAGGGTTTTCATAGTATTTTCCTTGATGAGCCTACATCTGCTCTAGATATCGGTTTTCAGATCAAAGTGATGAGGAATTTTAAGAGGCTTTGTGAAACGGGAAACTATGCCGTATGTGCTGTCTTACATGATTTGAATCTAGCAAAGTTACTGGCAGATAGAATTGTTTTGATGAAGGACGGCCGACTTGATTTTGTGGGCTACCCTGAAGAGGCGCTTAGCCCAGAGCGACTTTGCTCAGTATTTGACTTAAATCTAGATGACCTTAGCAGTCATTCTCATATTCATCCATTCACGAAATCCCAATAA
- a CDS encoding S1 family peptidase codes for MTHVIRIPVALAAVATLSFSCGVEQTSDLEIRGGTVVSDGDLTAVRMSTVALTTDVAGSSGQSPLSQGKSFCSGTIIGMRTIVTAAHCIQALEGRTTKGDLLFPKAEDYLVHFDTEVSSGGDYIKAAEVIPHPDWNPSQTLSPFPSSRPNDIGLIILSEDIPDYMVPVEIADAGLEVRGEKAVLAGYGVTRGRNTNDTGVLRTLENSFSSESSNIARVSHGSWFKGICAGDSGGPAYAEVDGELQLVGAASTGIEIPLLGCIGSNSNSTDVRYYKDWINSNK; via the coding sequence ATGACTCACGTGATCAGAATTCCAGTAGCACTCGCCGCCGTTGCAACTCTCTCGTTCTCTTGTGGAGTAGAACAAACGTCTGATTTGGAAATCCGAGGAGGAACCGTTGTCTCTGATGGTGATCTTACTGCTGTGCGGATGTCGACAGTAGCTCTTACCACAGATGTAGCTGGTTCCAGCGGGCAATCTCCATTATCACAAGGAAAATCATTTTGCTCGGGAACCATTATTGGAATGAGGACTATTGTAACAGCAGCTCATTGCATTCAAGCCCTTGAGGGACGTACGACCAAAGGAGATTTGCTTTTCCCTAAGGCTGAAGACTATCTCGTTCATTTCGATACCGAAGTTTCCAGTGGCGGAGATTATATCAAAGCAGCGGAAGTGATTCCACACCCTGATTGGAATCCAAGTCAAACCCTTTCGCCATTCCCTAGCAGTCGCCCCAACGATATTGGGTTAATCATCCTTTCCGAGGATATTCCAGACTACATGGTGCCCGTTGAAATTGCTGATGCTGGGCTTGAAGTTAGAGGCGAGAAAGCTGTCTTAGCTGGATACGGAGTGACACGGGGTCGTAACACCAATGACACTGGGGTTCTTCGTACTCTTGAAAACAGCTTCAGTAGTGAAAGCAGCAATATCGCACGAGTCAGTCATGGCTCTTGGTTCAAAGGAATCTGTGCTGGAGACTCAGGTGGCCCAGCTTATGCCGAGGTTGATGGAGAATTACAGCTTGTAGGTGCTGCAAGCACTGGGATCGAGATTCCGCTCTTGGGCTGTATTGGCAGCAATAGCAACTCAACTGATGTACGTTACTACAAAGACTGGATCAACTCCAATAAGTAG
- the modC gene encoding molybdenum ABC transporter ATP-binding protein, whose protein sequence is MSRLSINIRRALSDFSLDIALDHDFKGVTAVIGPSGAGKTSFLQCLAGFVDGRGIQIKVNGEIWNDTERGIIRQPHQRRLGYIFQSPYLFPHLSVEDNLFYGMKRRGQLADDEIAQVIHSLSIQPLLRRSPSALSGGEKQRVALARSLLTKPDLWILDEPMSALDKKSRQEVITMIRPILSLSSAPSFYVSHALDEVAQMADSVLVIDRGQVKFFGSIDEANDQDLGIPGLQNEPGVILEGVVKDFDEEYGLLRLNIDHQDIFLPARSRPSGQRHRFRILRKDVSLCLSCPSSSSVLNQIPCIVIALKPASDYQTHVKLAFGKHILWATLTRKSVDNLRLEPGVSVTAMIKAVSLLGTH, encoded by the coding sequence ATGTCTAGGCTATCGATAAATATTAGGCGAGCCCTTTCAGACTTTTCCCTCGATATTGCCTTAGATCACGACTTCAAGGGAGTCACAGCTGTCATAGGGCCGTCTGGAGCGGGGAAAACAAGCTTTCTGCAATGCCTAGCAGGTTTTGTTGATGGAAGAGGGATTCAGATCAAAGTGAACGGTGAAATCTGGAACGATACAGAACGAGGTATCATTCGCCAACCTCATCAGCGACGCCTCGGGTATATCTTTCAATCCCCTTATCTATTTCCTCATCTTTCAGTTGAGGATAACCTTTTTTACGGCATGAAGCGTCGTGGCCAGTTAGCTGACGATGAGATTGCACAAGTCATCCACAGCCTTTCTATTCAGCCTCTATTAAGGCGTTCACCAAGCGCTCTATCCGGGGGAGAAAAACAACGCGTTGCTCTAGCGAGAAGTCTGCTCACCAAGCCAGACCTTTGGATTCTCGACGAACCCATGAGCGCATTAGATAAGAAAAGTCGGCAAGAGGTTATCACTATGATCCGGCCCATTCTGTCTCTTTCAAGTGCACCATCGTTTTACGTCTCTCACGCCCTTGATGAGGTTGCACAGATGGCCGATTCCGTTTTGGTTATAGATCGAGGGCAAGTCAAGTTCTTTGGCAGCATCGATGAAGCCAATGATCAAGACTTGGGAATCCCAGGTCTTCAGAATGAACCGGGAGTAATCTTAGAGGGTGTGGTCAAGGACTTTGATGAAGAATACGGTCTCTTGCGATTGAACATCGACCACCAAGACATCTTCCTTCCAGCGAGGAGCCGCCCCAGTGGTCAACGCCACCGCTTTCGCATCCTGCGTAAAGACGTAAGCCTTTGCCTATCTTGCCCTTCTAGCAGCAGTGTTCTCAATCAGATACCATGCATTGTGATAGCGCTAAAACCTGCTTCAGACTACCAGACACATGTGAAGCTTGCCTTTGGTAAGCACATACTCTGGGCGACGCTCACCCGCAAGTCTGTTGACAATCTCAGGCTTGAGCCCGGCGTTTCAGTCACTGCCATGATCAAGGCCGTTTCTTTATTAGGCACTCATTGA